Proteins from a single region of Dama dama isolate Ldn47 chromosome 14, ASM3311817v1, whole genome shotgun sequence:
- the SELL gene encoding L-selectin isoform X3 — protein sequence MLCPWKCQNAQRDLWNVFKLWVWIMLCCDFFAHRGTDCWTYHYSRRPMPWEKAREFCRGNYTDLVAIQNKGEIEYLNKTLPFSRTYYWIGIRKVEGVWTWVGTNKSLTEEAKNWGEGEPNNRKSKEDCVEIYIKRVKDSGKWNDDSCHKAKTALCYTASCKPWSCSGHGQCVEVINNYTCNCDLGYYGTECQFVTQCVPLEAPELGTMACTHPLGNFSFTSQCAFNCSKGTDMMGIEETTCGPFGNWSSPEPTCRVIQCEPLTAPNLGTMDCNHPLVDFGFSSTCTFSCSEEAELTGEKKTVCGLSGNWSSPSPVCQSKKSRRSTVDAY from the exons ATG CTATGTCCATGGAAATGTCAAAATGCTCAGAGGGACTTATGGAATGTCTTTAAACTGTGGGTCTGGATTATGCTCTGTTGTG ATTTCTTTGCGCATCGTGGAACCGATTGCTGGACTTACCATTATTCTAGAAGACCCATGCCCTGGGAAAAGGCTAGAGAGTTCTGCAGGGGAAATTACACAGATTTAGTTGCCATACAAAACAAGGGAGAGATCGAATACCTGAATAAGACGCTTCCCTTCAGTCGTACTTACTACTGGATTGGCATCCGGAAAGTAGAAGGGGTGTGGACTTGGGTGGGAACCAACAAATCTCTCACTGAAGAAGCAAAGAACTGGGGCGAAGGGGAGCCCAACAACAGGAAGAGTAAGGAAGACTGTGTGGAAATCTACATCAAGAGGGTCAAAGACTCGGGGAAATGGAATGATGATTCCTGCCACAAAGCAAAGACAGCCCTCTGCTACACAG CTTCTTGTAAACCCTGGTCATGCAGCGGCCATGGACAATGTGTGGAAGTCATCAATAACTACACCTGCAACTGTGATTTGGGGTACTATGGGACAGAGTGTCAGTTCG TGACTCAGTGTGTGCCTCTGGAGGCCCCAGAGCTGGGTACCATGGCCTGTACTCACCCTTTGGGAAACTTCAGCTTCACGTCGCAGTGTGCCTTCAACTGCTCTAAGGGAACAGACATGATGGGGATTGAAGAAACCACTTGTGGACCATTTGGAAATTGGTCATCTCCAGAACCAACCTGTCGAG TGATTCAATGTGAGCCTCTAACAGCACCCAATTTGGGAACCATGGACTGTAATCACCCCCTTGTCGACTTCGGCTTTTCTTCCACATGCACCTTCAGTTGTTCAGAAGAGGCTGAGTTAACTGGGGAGAAAAAAACTGTTTGTGGATTGTCTGGAAATTGGTCCAGCCCTAGTCCAGTATGTCAAA gCAAAAAGTCTCGGAGAAG
- the SELL gene encoding L-selectin isoform X1 has protein sequence MLCPWKCQNAQRDLWNVFKLWVWIMLCCDFFAHRGTDCWTYHYSRRPMPWEKAREFCRGNYTDLVAIQNKGEIEYLNKTLPFSRTYYWIGIRKVEGVWTWVGTNKSLTEEAKNWGEGEPNNRKSKEDCVEIYIKRVKDSGKWNDDSCHKAKTALCYTASCKPWSCSGHGQCVEVINNYTCNCDLGYYGTECQFVTQCVPLEAPELGTMACTHPLGNFSFTSQCAFNCSKGTDMMGIEETTCGPFGNWSSPEPTCRVIQCEPLTAPNLGTMDCNHPLVDFGFSSTCTFSCSEEAELTGEKKTVCGLSGNWSSPSPVCQKINRTISINEESDYNPLFIPVAVMVTVFSGLIFIICLARRLKKSKKSRRSTVDAY, from the exons ATG CTATGTCCATGGAAATGTCAAAATGCTCAGAGGGACTTATGGAATGTCTTTAAACTGTGGGTCTGGATTATGCTCTGTTGTG ATTTCTTTGCGCATCGTGGAACCGATTGCTGGACTTACCATTATTCTAGAAGACCCATGCCCTGGGAAAAGGCTAGAGAGTTCTGCAGGGGAAATTACACAGATTTAGTTGCCATACAAAACAAGGGAGAGATCGAATACCTGAATAAGACGCTTCCCTTCAGTCGTACTTACTACTGGATTGGCATCCGGAAAGTAGAAGGGGTGTGGACTTGGGTGGGAACCAACAAATCTCTCACTGAAGAAGCAAAGAACTGGGGCGAAGGGGAGCCCAACAACAGGAAGAGTAAGGAAGACTGTGTGGAAATCTACATCAAGAGGGTCAAAGACTCGGGGAAATGGAATGATGATTCCTGCCACAAAGCAAAGACAGCCCTCTGCTACACAG CTTCTTGTAAACCCTGGTCATGCAGCGGCCATGGACAATGTGTGGAAGTCATCAATAACTACACCTGCAACTGTGATTTGGGGTACTATGGGACAGAGTGTCAGTTCG TGACTCAGTGTGTGCCTCTGGAGGCCCCAGAGCTGGGTACCATGGCCTGTACTCACCCTTTGGGAAACTTCAGCTTCACGTCGCAGTGTGCCTTCAACTGCTCTAAGGGAACAGACATGATGGGGATTGAAGAAACCACTTGTGGACCATTTGGAAATTGGTCATCTCCAGAACCAACCTGTCGAG TGATTCAATGTGAGCCTCTAACAGCACCCAATTTGGGAACCATGGACTGTAATCACCCCCTTGTCGACTTCGGCTTTTCTTCCACATGCACCTTCAGTTGTTCAGAAGAGGCTGAGTTAACTGGGGAGAAAAAAACTGTTTGTGGATTGTCTGGAAATTGGTCCAGCCCTAGTCCAGTATGTCAAA AAATAAACAGGACTATCTCAATAAACGAAGAGAGTGATTATAACCCCCTCTTCATCCCGGTGGCAGTCATGGTTACCGTATTCTCTGGGTTGATATTTATCATTTGCCTGGCAAGGAGACTAAAAAAAA gCAAAAAGTCTCGGAGAAG
- the SELL gene encoding L-selectin isoform X2: MLCPWKCQNAQRDLWNVFKLWVWIMLCCDFFAHRGTDCWTYHYSRRPMPWEKAREFCRGNYTDLVAIQNKGEIEYLNKTLPFSRTYYWIGIRKVEGVWTWVGTNKSLTEEAKNWGEGEPNNRKSKEDCVEIYIKRVKDSGKWNDDSCHKAKTALCYTASCKPWSCSGHGQCVEVINNYTCNCDLGYYGTECQFVTQCVPLEAPELGTMACTHPLGNFSFTSQCAFNCSKGTDMMGIEETTCGPFGNWSSPEPTCRVIQCEPLTAPNLGTMDCNHPLVDFGFSSTCTFSCSEEAELTGEKKTVCGLSGNWSSPSPVCQIQSQFSVSLLKVSTEVTDDHLIPKVMDTSQLS; this comes from the exons ATG CTATGTCCATGGAAATGTCAAAATGCTCAGAGGGACTTATGGAATGTCTTTAAACTGTGGGTCTGGATTATGCTCTGTTGTG ATTTCTTTGCGCATCGTGGAACCGATTGCTGGACTTACCATTATTCTAGAAGACCCATGCCCTGGGAAAAGGCTAGAGAGTTCTGCAGGGGAAATTACACAGATTTAGTTGCCATACAAAACAAGGGAGAGATCGAATACCTGAATAAGACGCTTCCCTTCAGTCGTACTTACTACTGGATTGGCATCCGGAAAGTAGAAGGGGTGTGGACTTGGGTGGGAACCAACAAATCTCTCACTGAAGAAGCAAAGAACTGGGGCGAAGGGGAGCCCAACAACAGGAAGAGTAAGGAAGACTGTGTGGAAATCTACATCAAGAGGGTCAAAGACTCGGGGAAATGGAATGATGATTCCTGCCACAAAGCAAAGACAGCCCTCTGCTACACAG CTTCTTGTAAACCCTGGTCATGCAGCGGCCATGGACAATGTGTGGAAGTCATCAATAACTACACCTGCAACTGTGATTTGGGGTACTATGGGACAGAGTGTCAGTTCG TGACTCAGTGTGTGCCTCTGGAGGCCCCAGAGCTGGGTACCATGGCCTGTACTCACCCTTTGGGAAACTTCAGCTTCACGTCGCAGTGTGCCTTCAACTGCTCTAAGGGAACAGACATGATGGGGATTGAAGAAACCACTTGTGGACCATTTGGAAATTGGTCATCTCCAGAACCAACCTGTCGAG TGATTCAATGTGAGCCTCTAACAGCACCCAATTTGGGAACCATGGACTGTAATCACCCCCTTGTCGACTTCGGCTTTTCTTCCACATGCACCTTCAGTTGTTCAGAAGAGGCTGAGTTAACTGGGGAGAAAAAAACTGTTTGTGGATTGTCTGGAAATTGGTCCAGCCCTAGTCCAGTATGTCAAA TACAATCTCAGTTCTCTGTCAGTCTGCTAAAAGTCTCCACAGAAGTCACCGATGACCACCTAATTCCCAAAGTAATGGATACTTCTCAATTATCATAA